In Fusarium falciforme chromosome 9, complete sequence, the sequence tTGTAGCCTTCCTCGCCTTCATATTTTCGGCATCCTTCTTCATTTCACGAATTCGGGTTTGAAGGTTCTCTGATGAGGCATCGAGGCCATTCAGAATATCTTCAGATTTGCCGGTAGAGGAGGGCTGAGGCGTTGGAGGGCTGTCCGAGTTGGTCTCGGTGGCAAACGAGCGTCGAGGGAAGCATTGGGTCGAACATCGTAGATAAGGACGGCATATGTATGAAAGATTGGCCGAAAGGCCAGCTCCGCGTCGGGCGCGAAGCATTGGGGCGTCgcgttgtcgaggttgaacaGTGCCTTGCAGGATGGTGATTCTCTTGAATACCAGGATCGAGACTCAAAATTTCCCACCTTCAACTTCTTCAGCGCCTTATCGATAAGAGAGAACGGAAATATGCCGGTGATGCCGGCATGTATGGCACGTGATTGGCCAGCTCCCCTTCCTAGCCCGGGGAACTGTTGCAGCCCGCCCGGTCCTCGTCATTCTGGGGCCTCCAACTTGAAAGAGGACACCACAAAGAAACGCCAACTCAAACGCACTCTCACCAGAGGTGGAACCTCATGCTATAGTCATGGGCGCGAGTGATTCAAAGCTCGTTTTCAAGCAGGGCATCTTTCGATTGTCCGAAGAGCGCCACATCCCAGCTGATGATGCCTACTGGACCTCTGTTCGTCCTCTATCCGTACTCCACCCTAACTATCAAGATGGTGCTAATCGACTGTTAGTTCTGGGAGCTTCCTGAGTCGTCTGAGGATGTCTTCAGTTTATTCACTCCTGCCGACATTCGCCGCACTCGAGATCGCGCACTTGAGAACTTAGAGACCCTCATTCTCGCCGTCACCTCTCGCCTATTCATACTACGTCATCACCCATCCTTTCCCGACCCCGAGCTTGCCCCCGAGCGGGAGGCCCTGAACTGCATCCGGGTTCTCACACGGATCTTGCCATACTTGTACGAGAAAGACACGCTCAGCAGTTGGGAGGAACAATTCTTCTGGGCTCATAGACGGAAACGGACGCGTCATTCAGCTATCGCAAACGAGATCCTCTTTGACGAAGCGCAGGAAGTAAAGCAGAAAGCCGAGGGAAAGGAATTTGAAGAGGTGAAGCCGCTTGCCGAAGAGTTGATAGACACATTAGTGGACCTATTGTTCTTCTCTGATCTGACTCTACCTCGACAACCAAACGGCCGGTCCAAGGTCACATATGCGATATGGCAAAGCGGCGTCGGATGCAACACTGCGGTCGCAACGACCAAGGAGTATGAGAGCAACCGATCCGAGATCCTGCGCCTCCTACTGGCACTATCCGGTCAGAGCATGTACATGACGGCTGGTGTTCTTCCACAGAACGGCGTGCGAGCGTTGACTCATCTGTGCACATGCTCTGATAAGCAAGTTGTGCTCTCGATGCTTTGCTCTCTTCTCAACACGGTTCGTTCCTATTTGAGATTAATACTGAAGTTAACCTACTAACTCTGACTTTGTAGACTTTGAAGTACAACCCGGCAAGTTGGCGCGTCCCTTACAACACTCTTGTCTTCAAGGATAGTAAGCAGGTGCTTGTGACATATTCTCTGCAATTCCTCCTGGTGCTTCTTCTGTACCCGATCCCGGAAACTCCATCCAACCCGTCCCCCAAGAACTTCTATCGCCATTTCCTCGGCCGGCTACATCGACCCCAAGATTTCCAGTTCATCGTCGACGGAATGGGCCGAATCCTTAATCAGCCTCTGCAAGAAAAGACATCCTATCTTCCAGGGTCGCAGTCGTCTGGCAACTTTGCGCCCGAGATCTTGATGCTGTTCTGGGAGATCCTCCAGTGCAACAAGAGGTTCCGCTCGTTCATCGTGGACACGGAACGAGCGCATGACTTTGTCATCCTGGCTCTGTTTTATGCCTTGGAGTATAAGAATGATGCAACCAAGCAGGGAGTTGTGCGCATGTGCGCATTTCTCCTTCAAACACTGAGCGTTGAGACCAATTTTGGCATCAACTTGAACAAATACTTTGAGGGACAGGAGAGTCTGCCCATGTCCATCCGTGTCCCCGGGTTCAGGGGCACCTATGCTGATTTTCTCATTCACTCTATCTACAATCTGATCACCACAAGCCAAGGCAAGCTTTCAGCGATCTACCCAGCTCTGTTGGCGGTGATCAATAATATTGCGCCTTATCTTGAAGGTCTTAGTGCCATCAGCAGCTCAAAGTTGATGCAGCTATTCACCTCAATGTCGTCACCCTCCTTTTTGCTTGCCAATGAGACAAATCATACCCTCCTTCATTCTCTCTTGGAGTCGATCAGTTCAATTCTTGAGAACAAGTACCCCAAGAACCCTGAGTTGGTGTTTGCGATTCTCAAGAATAAGAAGAGAGTGGAGGCTCTGCGCACGTTCACATTGGAGAGCGgccaggaggagattgaaAGGAGAaatagaagaagaaaggactCGGGCAACCATGTTGATCCGTTCGACGCCAGTTCGGTCCGGAGTTCAGCTGAGAGTCTGCGAAGTCCAAGCAGCGTTCAGCCGCATCACCCCGCTCTGGAAGAAGTTCCAGAGGATGGCGCATTCGCgattggagatgatgaggatgacagTGATGACGAAGACCATCAACCCACCCCTACGCGATCGACGTCGAGTGAAACCCAGTCTCAGACATCGTCAACTCCCAACGTGGAGGACGCGGTACCGACCCAACTGCGAGGCATGTCTGAAAAGGCTCGAGGCAAGATGCCAGCCGGTGTGCCGAGTTTCTCACGGCAAAACAGCACAACCAGCTTGGGCGGGCACTCAATCTCAGGCCAATCACAGACTGGTGCTTTTGAGCCAACAGCCCACTGGATAGACAGCTGGCTTCCTGAGCTTCCTCTGCACACCATACTGGCTGTGATTCAACAAGTGTCTGCGCTTCTGCCTCGTCAGGATTTGGCAAGTGATGTACCAGCATCAGAAACTCTGCGCCGACTTTCAGGCATTGAAATTGTCGGCATTGAGCCCTCGCCTCCTCGTGTCCACTCGTTTGAGTGGTCTCAACTGGCTTTGGGCTGGTATGAGTCCCTCTTATGGGGTGTTATCTTTACGAGCGAGATGCAGGTTTCCAAGGGCACCATGGGCATCTGGAACGGTACTGCGATTAAGCTCTTCCGAGTCCAGGAGACGGCCCCAGAAGGTCCTACGCTGACATCTCCACGAGGCGCTGTTGATGCAGTGGGCAGCAACATTGTGTCACGGATAGGACAGATAAACCTTCGAGGTGGCCCCCCAGGAAGTGCTCAACCCCCTCACAGGAATGGCTGATCCTAGAGCAACTACGGATCCGTTCGAGGCCCAGCGGTTATCCGGCAAGCTAGGAAGCCTTGCAAACTTGTTCCGTGGACTTGGATAACCCATGCTCACGTATCAATCCATACCACAAGAGGAAGCAAGGCTCCACAAGAGCCAACGCAGGGCTGGAACGGAATACGACTAGATTGTTGAATTGTTTTGTCGCGAAACTTGACCGCGAATGTATCTAGAGCAAGTGCAGGACGGAAAGTGGAATATAGGCGTTTGCGAGTTGGGGAGTTTGGGAGAAGGCAGGGCGGCGCTGGGGCACAGTCAACCATGCATAGCAAAAAATACCAACTCTGTCTCGTTTTAGGCCGGTCGCATTATTCATGCCATTCTTTCTTCCCATGGACTCGATCACTAGTGCCAGTTCCATAGCAGACTGATACACGGTGTTTCACATCTCGACTCATGCGCGGCGCTACTGTGGCGTGCTGGCGTGTAAGCCGGAGGTGGCTGGAGGCTGGCCAGCTGGGACCAGCCACAGCCAACGACAACTGGGGACCCCCGCCTGGGCCGTTCCACACCAATTCAGTTCCCTGTTTTCCAGATCAAAAgttggcagcagcaggcAAACAACGTGATGGCCAAGACGGAATCAAGGTGCCATGGGGGCCGGTCGCGAATTAAGCCGCGTATTGATCCCCAGGCAATCATTTCCGAAGCGAAGATGAGCTCGCATGCACCGCCACGCGTCGTAGGGGCTGCCGGCCAATCACTGACGGCCTCGGACCATTTTGGCCGTGTGCTCTGACGCTAAAGCCACAGCTGGTCAGCCACGTCAGGTCCCTTCATACCATGCCTAGCAGATATCACGACAAGGGTGGGCTGGGCGTAAAGGTACTTTGTTTTTTGCTGGGATTCGAGGCCAGCTTCTGACTCGCATTTTCCAAATTTCCATCTTTTTTCCTTCGCTTCGTGCCGTTATTCTCCCGTGACTTTCGTCGAATTCGCTCTGAGGTCTCTCTTCGGTGAGACGCTGTCTGAAACTTTGACATCTCGCAGCCCCGAGTGGAGTTTTTTGGCCGATCGCGTGTAAGACGAGCATGGCAGACCAAGCTCATGACGATCCCGCCGGGGGCTCCGGTGAGGAGATCCAGCCTTATCGCATTCGTGTGAGTTTCGGACAAGCTTCACTTCACGACTGAGCAACACGCCAGCTAATGAGTGAAATAGGTCTCGAGCAAGTATCTCGACATCACCCGTCAGAAGCTCGAGCTTACTCGGCTGCCTCATGAACCCCGCTCAAAGGACTGGTGGGAGCCGAAACCCCAGGTTGAAACATTGGTCGATTACTGGTGAGTTGAGCTCTCGCGATTGTGAGtctataaaaaatcttacaTGATGACAGGCAGGAACAATATTCGTGGCCGGACCACGAAGAGGAGCTTAACGCGACGCTCCCTCAGTTCAGAACCAGCTTCCAGACATCTACTCCGCCGTCACCTGTCCGGATTCATTTCATTCATGCCCGCTCGCCTCACGCGAATGCGGTCCCTCTTCTCTTGATACCCCCTTTTCCTCTTACCAACCTATCTCTTGGACATCTCGTCCGACCGCTGAGTGACCCTGAAGATGCTGGGTCAACGCAACCCTTTCACCTGGTGATTCCAGCTTTGCCCGGCCTGGGTTTCAGCGACCCCCTCCCAGGCAACGCTCCTCCGATTTCTTCGACAGTGCAGATGCTGGATGCTCTGATGAAGAGACTGAACTATCCTCTCTACATCGCTAGCAACGCTGGTTCCGCCTCGGCTTCTCCCGCTGGGATCGACTGGAGACTAGCTAAGCATTTCTCGCATCACTATTCAAAGTCGTGCCTGGGCTTTCACTTTATTGCGCCCCCGCTCAGCGCTCCCAAGCTTAAGGACTCAGCTAGTGAATGGTTCAAGTGGACAGTCGCCCGTGCTTTGACCTCTGGAGTTCTTGGCTACTCCAAGGACGACATCACGGCGACGGTGAAGCAGAAGGCATCGCAAGTGGGAAAGGAGAATTCTGTCAGCAACATTGGCCAAACAGGCCACAGCAACTTTGAACCCAACACGCCGGCATATGCTCTGTGCGACTCGCCTACCGGTCTCCTGCTCTATGTACTCAAGGTCCTCCGAACACTGGGTCCAAAGACGGAGCTCACTCACAAGGACATCATCACCCTCACACAGCTCATATGGCTTCCTGGTCCTGAAGCTGCGTTGCGATTCTGGGCCCAGAGCGCATCCGATTTTGAGCCCGTGGAGACAAAGAAGCCGACACTGAAGCCAAAGGTTGCGATCACAGTGTTCACGGGTGATGAGGACCAGAATGAGCAGCAAAGGACACTTCCGCGACCTACAAGGACGTCATACGCCTGCCCCAGCTGGGCAAATCCGGAGTATCAGGTCGTACATATGAGCCGGGCATCTGGCTCTGTTGGATTCTTGTCCTGGGACCGACCAGAGGTGATTGTGGATGGGGTCAGAGGCCTAGCGAAGGCGATACTGGCCAAAGACAAGAGAATGCAAGCTGCAGAACAACCAGGGGCGACACTTCAAAACCAGCTTGAAGTCAACGGAGATCGGGCAGCTCAAGCAGACCTCTCTGGGACGACTGTGCAGGACCCGAATGCCACCCCAGCTGGAGCATCTCCCAAGCCTGCAACAAAGAAACCGATTGAGGATAAGAACCAGCACCTCGTTCCTCCACCAGTTTCTGCACATGGAGGAAGCCCTCAATAAGGATAGCTATATGTATAGGAAATGGGATAGGGATAGGATATGGATGGTTTAGGATGGGATTGGAGGGCAAAGTAATTTGATACCACGTGTTTTGCCTTGGTTTTGGCATTCGTTCATTATGAAGTGTTTATAATAGCCAAAGAGCATCAACATAAAATATACTTTCAGTCTCTTCTTATTGGAAGAATTGAAGTTGTAGTTGAAGGATCGTGGCTGGTTGCCGTGGTCTGTGCCAGCACATGAAGCGCTGACGGCCGGGGACGCGTCCAACAGAGCTTCGGTACGTACTTTGTCGCAACGGCCTCATCAGCTCCGACCCCTCGACTTCGAGCTTAGCAGcgcctcaacctcgacccAAGCCTGTCTCTAATTCGCATACCTACGAGTGACTCTCTGATATTCGCAGCATAATACGAAGCTGCCTCCTCTCGTCTTAACTGCGACGATGCGCCTCGAGGCCGCTCATCTATCGTGACATCCCGCCATCTAGCCCACCTGGCCCCAACCCCAATACCATCATGTCGAACCGATACGACCGGCCG encodes:
- a CDS encoding EHN domain-containing protein; translation: MADQAHDDPAGGSGEEIQPYRIRVSSKYLDITRQKLELTRLPHEPRSKDWWEPKPQVETLVDYWQEQYSWPDHEEELNATLPQFRTSFQTSTPPSPVRIHFIHARSPHANAVPLLLIPPFPLTNLSLGHLVRPLSDPEDAGSTQPFHLVIPALPGLGFSDPLPGNAPPISSTVQMLDALMKRLNYPLYIASNAGSASASPAGIDWRLAKHFSHHYSKSCLGFHFIAPPLSAPKLKDSASEWFKWTVARALTSGVLGYSKDDITATVKQKASQVGKENSVSNIGQTGHSNFEPNTPAYALCDSPTGLLLYVLKVLRTLGPKTELTHKDIITLTQLIWLPGPEAALRFWAQSASDFEPVETKKPTLKPKVAITVFTGDEDQNEQQRTLPRPTRTSYACPSWANPEYQVVHMSRASGSVGFLSWDRPEVIVDGVRGLAKAILAKDKRMQAAEQPGATLQNQLEVNGDRAAQADLSGTTVQDPNATPAGASPKPATKKPIEDKNQHLVPPPVSAHGGSPQ